In Drosophila santomea strain STO CAGO 1482 chromosome 2L, Prin_Dsan_1.1, whole genome shotgun sequence, a single window of DNA contains:
- the LOC120458068 gene encoding protein draper, which yields MHLTSTLIGLLIFGLGIELPTTTTAQFWSVDPVAQWRKEALAERGSGICYRTLTVQAVNPNSRSRQLSHCCDGYVNRGTTQSLKCEPICSEDCSNGLCLAPEECECAPGFYRRNKRCIFVMA from the exons ATGCACTTGACATCCACGCTGATTGGGCTCCTTATCTTCGGCCTGGGGATCGAGCtgcccaccaccaccaccgcccaaTTCTGGTCCGTGGATCCTGTCGCGCAGTGGCGGAAAGAGGCTCTGGCCGAGAGGGGATCTGGGATCTGCTACAGGACTCTGAC CGTGCAAGCCGTCAATCCGAACTCCAGAAGTCGTCAGCTCTCCCACTGCTGCGATGGCTATGTGAATAGGGGAACCACCCAGAGCCTGAAGTGCGAGCCCATTTGCTCGGAGGACTGCTCCAATGGATTGTGCCTTGCGCCCGAGGAGTGCGAGTGTGCTCCGGGATTCTATAGGCGCAACAAAAGGTGTATTTTTGTCATggcataa
- the LOC120458058 gene encoding tenascin-X produces MSPLQRSLCLHSVLLVLFLCVLQAVELQLHEQQLQQQKDEQLRLRAEQRQRDLLREQEALQRRLSSSTTTRKPYIIPNGLSLPRRGEHPDKCYREVPAVFFQYDKEVKIVGNSSTNQYMNVIEICCKGWRRYEYDWSQCVPDCGERCQENGFCTAGGRCECFADFVLNYRNNCVPTCPLGCPHGRCYLNGTCQCDKGYELDGSRTFCLPQCNSTCGHNEVCLEPGKCSCAEGYARGLRESAALGCQPLCVPDCGYGHCVRPNECECFPGYKKRNNSISCQSECYMSCDNGFCANSTTCVCQNGYRYDNRTSSCLPDCGDNCDNGVCISPGNCRCFKGYVRNRERCEAVCVGGCGFYGKCIAPNVCGCAIVPGPERTYQRCEYGLCNAMGRCRCQVGMTRFIDRCMSPDTVTTYASMNPIKVNASLIQEFNLLLGRHFNLTTLTDMWWL; encoded by the exons ATGTCGCCACTTCAGCGATCTCTGTGCCTCCACTCGGTGCTCCTGGTCCTGTTCCTCTGCGTGCTGCAGGCGGTGGAGCTGCAACTCCatgagcagcagctgcagcagcaaaaggaCGAGCAGCTGCGCCTGCGCGCGGAGCAGCGCCAGCGGGATCTGCTGCGGGAGCAGGAGGCCCTCCAGCGACGCCTCTCGTCCTCGACCACCACACGGAAACCGTATATAATCCCCAACGGATTGTCGCTGCCCCGGAGGGGGGAGCATCCGGACAAGTGCTACCGGGAAGTGCC GGCCGTATTCTTCCAGTACGACAAGGAGGTGAAGATCGtcggcaacagcagcaccaatCAGTACATGAATGTGATCGAAATTTGCTGCAAGGGCTGGCGGCGCTATGAATACGACTGGAGCCAGTGCGTCCCGGATTGCGGGGAGCGGTGTCAGGAAAACGGCTTCTGTACGGCGGGCGGCAGATGCGAGTGCTTCGCGGACTTTGTGCTCAACTACCGCAACAATTGTGTGCCCACCTGTCCGCTGGGCTGTCCGCATGGCCGCTGTTACCTCAATGGCACCTGCCAATGCGATAAGGGATACGAGCTGGACGGATCGCGCACCTTCTGCCTGCCGCAGTGCAACTCCACCTGTGGCCACAACGAGGTCTGCTTGGAGCCGGGCAAGTGCTCCTGCGCCGAGGGATATGCCCGCGGACTGAGGGAGTCTGCCGCCCTGGGGTGCCAGCCCCTGTGTGTTCCTGACTGCGGATACGGCCACTGCGTTCGGCCCAACGAATGCGAGTGCTTCCCCGGATACAAGAAGCGCAATAACAGCATCTCCTGCCAAAGCGAGTGCTATAT GAGCTGCGATAATGGCTTCTGTGCAAACTCAACGACGTGCGTGTGTCAGAATGGATATCGCTACGATAACAGAACGTCGAGCTGCCTGCCGGATTGTGGGGACAACTGCGACAATGGGGTGTGCATCTCGCCGGGAAACTGCCGCTGCTTCAAGGGCTACGTCCGGAATCGGGAGCGTTGCGAGGCGGTCTGCGTGGGTGGATGTGGTTTCTACGGCAAGTGCATCGCACCGAATGTGTGCGGATGTGCCATAGTCCCGGGACCGGAACGCACCTACCAGCGATGCGAGTACGGATTGTGCAACGCCATGGGAAGATGCCGCTGCCAGGTGGGCATGACGCGATTCATCGATCGCTGCATGTCGCCGGACACGGTCACCACGTACGCCTCCATGAATCCCATCAAGGTGAATGCATCGCTCATCCAGGAGTTCAATCTGCTGCTGGGCAGGCACTTCAACTTGACCACACTCACCGATATGTGGTGGCTTTGA
- the LOC120458055 gene encoding uncharacterized protein LOC120458055 isoform X2: protein MINEKFIGKLLLLLAIVLPLGSGQNSTLKINTNVKDIEAGAVALPSIQGPGNICIREEPYVEHVQVPEMQPVRVRTSSWCMEIPPRCATFKTEMREVMRVQKLNKTRTVRFCCQGYEGNLSDSQATCKPICRGGCGRGSCVMPDTCSCEEGYIGKHCTQRCDHDRWGLDCRNLCQCQNGAACDNKSGLCHCIAGWTGQFCELPCPQGTYGIMCRKACDCDESPCNPQTGACIQQDQPLQLNVSHVIVETVNSTLEKMGIIPRPTTPVPLPEVIVIKQPTSHENAQHSPKIIVHQSGSDLLENLHTAAAAGVPTPEVIHVITNGITSPQEHLAGFVGGDTNSSQTATADHQSGLVITLVSIMLLLLVAIACGSLYVYRRYHHKNSAVYNANGTVTTLPANPEVVLTEAAALGKNFHEPLPEPPVAFAITPQLNEGITTRII, encoded by the exons ATGATAAACGAAAAGTTTATCGGAAaactgctcctgctccttgcgATTGTTTTACCTTTGGGATCAGGACAGAACAGCACCCTGAAGATCAACACGAACGTGAAAGACATCGAGGCCGGGGCCGTGGCCCTGCCCTCCATCCAGGGACCCGGGAACATCTGCATCCGCGAGGAGCCCTACGTGGAGCATGTCCAGGTGCCGGAGATGCAGCCGGTGCGAGTGCGCACCTCCAGCTGGTGCATGGAGATCCCGCCGAGGTGCGCCACCTTCAAGACGGAAATGCGCGAGGTGATGAGGGTGCAG aAGTTGAACAAGACGCGCACAGTTCGCTTTTGCTGCCAAGGATACGAGGGAAATCTCTCCGACAGTCAAGCCACATGCAAGCCCATCTGCAGGGGcggatgtgggcgtggcagttgcGTAATGCCCGATACTTGCAGCTGCGAGGAGGGCTATATTGGCAAGCATTGCACACAGC GTTGCGATCACGATCGCTGGGGTCTGGACTGCAGAAATCTATGCCAATGTCAAAATGGAGCAGCCTGCGACAATAAATCGGGACTTTGTCACTGCATCGCCGGTTGGACAGGACAATT TTGCGAGCTGCCGTGTCCTCAGGGAACTTATGGTATCATGTGCCGCAAGGCCTGCGACTGCGATGAGAGTCCTTGCAATCCCCAAACTGGTGCCTGCATTCAGCAGGATCAGCCTCTTCAGCTGAATGTCAGCCACGTCATCGTGGAGACTGTCAACTCCACGCTGGAGAAGATGGGTATCATTCCGCGTCCCACCACCCCCGTTCCCCTGCCGGAGGTCATAGTAATCAAGCAACCGACCAGCCATGAAAATGCCCAGCACTCGCCAAAGATCATTGTCCATCAATCGGGCAGTGACCTGCTAGAGAATCTCCATACGGCCGCAGCCGCCGGAGTCCCCACTCCGGAGGTCATCCACGTCATCACCAATGGAATCACCTCCCCACAGGAGCACTTGGCCGGATTCGTCGGTGGTGACACCAACTCAAGTCAGACGGCGACGGCTGATCATCAGTCCGGCTTGGTAATCACCCTGGTCAGCATAATGCTCCTCCTGCTGGTCGCCATTGCGTGTGGTTCACTGTACGTGTACCGGAGGTATCATCACAAAAATTCAGCCGTATACAATGCCAACGGAACGGTGACCACGCTGCCTGCGAATCCGGAGGTGGTTCTCACCGAAGCCGCGGCCCTGGGAAAAAACTTCCACGAGCCTCTGCCCGAACCGCCCGTGGCCTTCGCGATCACGCCCCAACTGAACGAGGGTAT CACAACCAGAATTATATGA
- the LOC120458059 gene encoding fibrillin-2, with protein sequence MSSSHQLVTLGVLLAICSLGQGQFKTSGIKTRQPPSGNLQLSGNSSEFGWSSYNQSSYGWRSQNQSNYAWTQQNHVGQGSAGFVPAETYQPVTLPPLYGHYVQPVTPPAHRVQVLDETALFINKTRSGMASGVCFKDVPTASLLRNSRDQFVGNGTTPDMSRIQVCCDGYERNPHIYRRCEPICADDCRNGICTAPNTCVCIPGHVRTSEGKCISTCPLGCGNGVCDEQNECKCREGYSLEPETRKYCQPECKPGCSFGRCVAPNKCACLEGYRLAADGSCEPVCDSCENGKCTAPGHCNCNGGYLKLQGRCEPICSIPCKNGRCIGPDICECTSGFEWDRKSAECLPKCDIPCLNGVCVGNNQCECKSGFVRDEHQRNICQPHCPNGCQNGFCSAPNFCICRPGFIKSGIKGRQTCQAV encoded by the exons ATGAGCTCATCGCATCAGCTGGTGACTCTGGGCGTTCTGCTGGCCATCTGTTCCCTGGGCCAGGGACAATTCAAGACGTCTGGCATCAAGACACGCCAGCCGCCATCGGGAAACCTCCAGCTTTCCGGCAATAGTAGTGAGTTTGGGTGGAGTAGCTACAACCAGAGCAGCTACGGCTGGAGGAGTCAGAACCAGAGCAACTATGCCTGGACCCAGCAGAACCACGTGGGCCAGGGATCAGCTGGGTTTGTGCCCGCCGAGACCTACCAACCGGTCACTTTGCCGCCCCTTTATGGACACTACGTGCAGCCGGTGACTCCGCCGGCGCATCGTGTCCAGGTCCTGGATGAAACGGCGCTGTTCATCAACAAAACCCGATCTGGCATGGCCAGTGGTGTGTGCTTCAAGGATGTTCC AACCGCGTCGCTCCTGCGCAACTCCCGGGACCAGTTCGTTGGCAATGGCACCACCCCGGACATGAGTCGCATCCAAGTCTGCTGCGATGGCTATGAGCGAAATCCGCACATTTACCGCCGCTGTGAGCCGATCTGCGCGGATGACTGCCGCAATGGAATCTGCACGGCTCCGAACACCTGTGTCTGCATACCCGGACACGTTCGCACCTCCGAGGGCAAGTGCATCTCCACCTGTCCGCTGGGCTGCGGCAACGGAGTGTGCGATGAGCAGAATGAGTGCAAGTGCCGCGAGGGATACTCGCTGGAGCCGGAGACTCGTAAGTACTGCCAGCCGGAGTGCAAGCCCGGCTGCTCCTTTGGACGCTGCGTGGCGCCCAACAAGTGTGCCTGCCTCGAAGGATACCGCCTGGCCGCCGACGGATCCTGCGAGCCAGTGTGCGACAGTTGCGAGAATGGCAAGTGCACGGCTCCAGGacactgcaactgcaacggcGGCTACCTGAAGCTCCAAGGACGCTGCGAACCCATTTGCTCCAT ACCCTGCAAGAACGGACGCTGCATTGGACCGGACATCTGTGAGTGCACTTCCGGTTTCGAGTGGGACCGGAAGTCGGCCGAGTGTCTGCCCAAGTGCGACATTCCCTGCCTGAACGGCGTCTGTGTGGGCAACAACCAGTGCGAGTGCAAGTCCGGATTTGTGAGGGACGAGCACCAGCGGAACATCTGCCAGCCCCACTGCCCCAATGGATGCCAGAACGGGTTCTGCAGTGCCCCCAACTTCTGCATCTGCAGGCCGGGCTTCATCAAGAGCGGCATTAAGGGACGCCAGACCTGCCAGGCCGTCTAA
- the LOC120458055 gene encoding uncharacterized protein LOC120458055 isoform X1, with protein sequence MINEKFIGKLLLLLAIVLPLGSGQNSTLKINTNVKDIEAGAVALPSIQGPGNICIREEPYVEHVQVPEMQPVRVRTSSWCMEIPPRCATFKTEMREVMRVQKLNKTRTVRFCCQGYEGNLSDSQATCKPICRGGCGRGSCVMPDTCSCEEGYIGKHCTQRCDHDRWGLDCRNLCQCQNGAACDNKSGLCHCIAGWTGQFCELPCPQGTYGIMCRKACDCDESPCNPQTGACIQQDQPLQLNVSHVIVETVNSTLEKMGIIPRPTTPVPLPEVIVIKQPTSHENAQHSPKIIVHQSGSDLLENLHTAAAAGVPTPEVIHVITNGITSPQEHLAGFVGGDTNSSQTATADHQSGLVITLVSIMLLLLVAIACGSLYVYRRYHHKNSAVYNANGTVTTLPANPEVVLTEAAALGKNFHEPLPEPPVAFAITPQLNEAQPELYDTPSNNSSIKSPPYAYARKESLYSVVSPKSRKGSLDSHLYDEIRYHQQHHQQLHHQQHHPRNHQHVQHSTTASAFLPARPQVMPVNDQFSNGSLHPHQRSHHVTHLIIPPQNSNFLQVPAQITAKRVAHL encoded by the exons ATGATAAACGAAAAGTTTATCGGAAaactgctcctgctccttgcgATTGTTTTACCTTTGGGATCAGGACAGAACAGCACCCTGAAGATCAACACGAACGTGAAAGACATCGAGGCCGGGGCCGTGGCCCTGCCCTCCATCCAGGGACCCGGGAACATCTGCATCCGCGAGGAGCCCTACGTGGAGCATGTCCAGGTGCCGGAGATGCAGCCGGTGCGAGTGCGCACCTCCAGCTGGTGCATGGAGATCCCGCCGAGGTGCGCCACCTTCAAGACGGAAATGCGCGAGGTGATGAGGGTGCAG aAGTTGAACAAGACGCGCACAGTTCGCTTTTGCTGCCAAGGATACGAGGGAAATCTCTCCGACAGTCAAGCCACATGCAAGCCCATCTGCAGGGGcggatgtgggcgtggcagttgcGTAATGCCCGATACTTGCAGCTGCGAGGAGGGCTATATTGGCAAGCATTGCACACAGC GTTGCGATCACGATCGCTGGGGTCTGGACTGCAGAAATCTATGCCAATGTCAAAATGGAGCAGCCTGCGACAATAAATCGGGACTTTGTCACTGCATCGCCGGTTGGACAGGACAATT TTGCGAGCTGCCGTGTCCTCAGGGAACTTATGGTATCATGTGCCGCAAGGCCTGCGACTGCGATGAGAGTCCTTGCAATCCCCAAACTGGTGCCTGCATTCAGCAGGATCAGCCTCTTCAGCTGAATGTCAGCCACGTCATCGTGGAGACTGTCAACTCCACGCTGGAGAAGATGGGTATCATTCCGCGTCCCACCACCCCCGTTCCCCTGCCGGAGGTCATAGTAATCAAGCAACCGACCAGCCATGAAAATGCCCAGCACTCGCCAAAGATCATTGTCCATCAATCGGGCAGTGACCTGCTAGAGAATCTCCATACGGCCGCAGCCGCCGGAGTCCCCACTCCGGAGGTCATCCACGTCATCACCAATGGAATCACCTCCCCACAGGAGCACTTGGCCGGATTCGTCGGTGGTGACACCAACTCAAGTCAGACGGCGACGGCTGATCATCAGTCCGGCTTGGTAATCACCCTGGTCAGCATAATGCTCCTCCTGCTGGTCGCCATTGCGTGTGGTTCACTGTACGTGTACCGGAGGTATCATCACAAAAATTCAGCCGTATACAATGCCAACGGAACGGTGACCACGCTGCCTGCGAATCCGGAGGTGGTTCTCACCGAAGCCGCGGCCCTGGGAAAAAACTTCCACGAGCCTCTGCCCGAACCGCCCGTGGCCTTCGCGATCACGCCCCAACTGAACGAGG CACAACCAGAATTATATGACACCCCCAGCAATAATTCCTCAATTAAATCACCACCCTACGCCTATGCTAGGAAGGAGTCCCTCTACTCGGTGGTTTCGCCCAAGTCTCGAAAGGGAAGCCTGGACTCGCACCTGTACGACGAGATCCGctaccaccagcagcaccaccagcagctccaccatcagcagcaccacccGCGGAACCATCAGCATGTTCAGCActccaccaccgcctccgcctTCCTGCCGGCCAGGCCACAGGTGATGCCAGTGAACGACCAGTTCTCCAATGGAAGTCTTCATCCTCACCAGCGATCGCATCATGTCACCCACTTGATAATTCCGCCACAAAACTCCAACTTTTTGCAGGTTCCCGCCCAGATCACAGCCAAAAGAGTTGCCCACCTGTAA
- the LOC120458060 gene encoding tenascin — protein sequence MHFSGPLVVLTALLTLVAFPVQIEAYSTELYGDIENTEYGDFESLSQTREREQHLCHREVPSVFFQTERDSPVRGNGSTIYFHRIEACCKGYRRDPHAHECVPDCSESSPDNCRNGFCRSPGICECFAEFVRNEHGACIHTCPIACQHGRCYLNGTCACHPDFVLDQETRQFCRPKCLQACGTHEECVAPGQCDCSPGYRRTPDLGCQPVCAPDCGFGKCVAPNQCECFAGFIKRPNRNVCEAECYLKCENGFCESRYKCHCREGYRYNVNTTSCLPECSDNCGQGNGVCIAPGVCRCFQGYEVHGADCRPKCERSCGKYGRCVAPEICGCGEGQQHCRNGSCDDVEHCSCPPGETHFIDRCLKSDRLSQQLNSSEKRKHFNRQLAYEFNALIGRLFNF from the exons ATGCACTTTAGTGGACCGTTGGTCGTGCTTACCGCTCTGCTGACGCTGGTGGCATTTCCTGTCCAGATTGAGGCGTATTCCACGGAGCTTTACGGGGACATAGAGAACACGGAGTACGGCGACTTTGAGTCACTAAGTCAAACGCGCGAGCGCGAGCAACATCTCTGCCATCGCGAGGTGCC CTCTGTGTTTTTCCAAACCGAGCGGGATTCCCCGGTGCGTGGCAATGGATCCACGATCTACTTCCATCGCATAGAGGCATGTTGTAAGGGCTACCGTCGAGATCCCCATGCCCATGAATGTGTGCCGGACTGCTCCGAATCATCGCCGGACAACTGCCGCAATGGTTTCTGTCGCAGTCCGGGCATTTGCGAGTGCTTCGCAGAGTTTGTGCGTAACGAGCATGGTGCCTGTATCCACACCTGTCCCATTGCCTGTCAGCACGGCAGGTGTTATCTAAATGGCACCTGTGCCTGCCACCCGGACTTCGTCCTGGATCAGGAGACCCGCCAGTTCTGCCGGCCGAAGTGCTTGCAGGCATGTGGCACCCATGAGGAGTGTGTGGCGCCTGGACAGTGCGACTGCTCTCCCGGCTACCGGAGAACGCCGGACTTGGGTTGCCAACCTGTTTGTGCTCCGGACTGCGGATTTGGCAAGTGTGTGGCGCCCAACCAGTGTGAGTGTTTCGCCGGGTTCATTAAACGGCCCAACCGCAATGTCTGCGAGGCTGAGTGCTACCT GAAATGCGAGAATGGGTTCTGTGAGTCGCGGTACAAGTGCCACTGCCGAGAAGGATATCGCTACAACGTGAACACCACCAGCTGTTTGCCGGAGTGCAGCGACAACTGTGGCCAAGGAAATGGGGTGTGCATTGCACCAGGAGTGTGTCGCTGCTTCCAAGGATACGAAGTCCACGGTGCCGACTGCCGGCCCAAGTGTGAGAG ATCCTGTGGCAAATACGGTCGGTGTGTGGCTCCCGAAATCTGCGGCTGTGGTGAGGGCCAACAGCATTGCCGGAACGGAAGTTGCGACGATGTGGAGCACTGCAGTTGTCCACCGGGGGAAACCCACTTCATCGATCGATGTTTGAAGTCAGACCGCCTCAGCCAGCAACTGAACAGCAGCGAAAAGAGAAAGCACTTCAATCGCCAGCTTGCTTACGAGTTTAATGCCCTGATCGGGCGTCTATTTAACTTCTGA